One Panicum virgatum strain AP13 chromosome 3N, P.virgatum_v5, whole genome shotgun sequence DNA segment encodes these proteins:
- the LOC120666327 gene encoding CASP-like protein 2U1: MAGAAAERKVRVAELALRALLCGLAALAAALVATDAQTRTFFSYQKKATFRDMKAMVFLVVVTGVAAGYSLLQAARCCCCCGGLQPPARRRALAWCVFSCDQALAYAVLAALAAALQASVIAKRGQPELQWMGICAMYGAFCRQAGAGLASAVAAGLAAVLVAFISAFNLFRLYGSKTGGGAGATW, encoded by the exons AtggcgggcgccgcggcggagcggaAGGTGAGGGTGGCGGAGCTGGCGCTGCGGGCGCTCCTCTGCGGGCTGgcggccctggcggcggcgctggtggccaCCGACGCCCAGACCCGGACCTTCTTCTCCTACCAGAAGAAGGCCACCTTCAGGGACATGAAGGCCATGGT GTTCTTGGTGGTCGTCACCGGCGTGGCCGCCGGGTACAGCCTGCTGCAGGCGgcgcggtgctgctgctgctgcggcggcctccagccgccggcgcgccggcgggccCTGGCCTGGTGCGTCTTCTCCTGCGACCAGGCGCTGGCGTACGCGGTgctggcggcgctcgccgccgcgctgcagGCGTCGGTCATCGCCAAGCGCGGCCAGCCCGAGCTGCAGTGGATGGGGATCTGCGCCATGTACGGCGCCTTCTGCAGGCAGGCCGGCGCGGGGCTCGCCAGCGCCGtcgcggcggggctcgccgccgTGCTGGTCGCCTTCATCTCTGCCTTCAACCTCTTCAGGCTCTACGGCAGcaagaccggcggcggcgccggcgcgacgTGGTAG